From the genome of Ralstonia insidiosa:
AGCATCGTAATGAAGTGGCCTCATATCCCAAACCAATAAAAAATTGTTTGTTTATATGGGCTCGGTTATAAGTAACGATCTGATCGCTCGCTTTTCTTGCATTCGATCGCCAGCCATGAACCTTCACCAATTTCGCTTCGTTCGCGAGGCCGTGCGGCAGAAATTCAACCTGACCGAAGCGGCAAAAGCGCTCTATACATCACAACCAGGCGTCTCCAAGGCCATTATCGAGCTGGAGGAAGAGCTGGGTGTCGACATCTTCACACGGCACGGCAAGCGCATCCGGGGTCTCACGGAGCCAGGCCGCCGCATCCTGGCCTCGGTCGAGCGCGTGCTGGAAGAGGTTGAAACCCTCAAACGCGTGGGCAAAGACTACGCGGCCCAGGATCAGGGCAACTTCACGATCGCCACCACCCACACGCAGGCGCGCTATGCCCTGCCGAAGGCGATTGCTGAATTCACCCGCAAGTACCCCAAGGTGCGCCTTTCTATTCAGCAGGGCACGCCCGCGCAGATCGCCGAGATGGTGCTGCACGACCAAGCCGACATCGCCATTGCCACCGAGGGCATGTCGCATGTGAAGGACCTGATCTCGATCCCGGGCTACCAGTGGCAGCACGTGGTGGTCACGCCACCCGATCACCCGCTGCTCTCGCGCCAGCACCTGACGCTGGAAGACCTGAAGGCATACCCGCTCATCACGTACGACCAGCACTTTGCCGGCCGGCCCAAGATCGACCATGCCTTCGAGCTACGCCAGATCAAGCCGGACATCGTGCTGGAGGCCATCGACGCTGACGTCATCAAGACCTACGTGGAAGTGGGCCTGGGCGTCGGCATCGTAGCCGGCGTCGCCTTTGACCCCGAGCGCGACCGCAACCTGCGCGCCATTCCGGCCGGGCACCTGTTCGGCACCAATGTCACGCACCTGGGCGTCAAGCAGGGCGCGTATCTGCGCGGTTTCGTCTACACCTTCATCGAACTGTTTGCCCCGGCACTCACACGCAAGCTGGTCGAACAACTGATGTCCGGCGAGCACGAAGCCTACGAGCTCTGATTCGCCTGAAACCTGAATTTTCCGGAGATTGCATGACGACCCGACGTCGCCTGTTGTGTGGCGTGGCGCTCTTTGCGAGCGCTGCCGCAATTGCCATGACCGCCCTGCCCGCCCAAGCCGACATCCGTGTGGGTGTGGTGCTGTCGACCACCGGCCCGGCTGCGGCCATCGGCATCCCCAGCAAAAACACCGTGCAGATGTGGCCTGCCACCATTGGTGGGCAGCGCGCGCAGGTGATCATCCTGGACGATGCGTCCGACCCGTCAATGGCGGTGCGCAACGTGCGCAAGCTGATCGCCGAAGACAAGGTGGACGTGATCGTCGGCCCGACGATCGTGCCGACGGCGCTGGCATCCCTTGATGCCGTGGCCGAAGGACAGACACCGATGATCACGCTGGCGGCATCGGCTTCGATCGTCGAGCCGCAGGACGCCAAGCGCCGCTGGGCCTTCAAGATGCCGCAGAACGACTCGCAGATGGCGACGCTCGTCACACAGCACATGGCCGATAGCGGCGTGCACACGGTCGGCTTTATCGGCTTTACCGATGCGTATGGCGAGAGCTGGTGGCGTGAGTTCTCGAAGCTGGCCGACGTGCGCAAGCTGAAGGTCGTCGCCAACGAGCGCTTTGCCCGCACAGACGCCAGCGTCACCGGCCAGGCGCTCAAGCTGATGGCCGCCAAACCGGACGCCATCCTGATTGCCGGCGCCGGCACGCCGGCTGCCCTGCCCGAGCGCACCCTGGTCGAGCGCGGCTACAA
Proteins encoded in this window:
- a CDS encoding CysB family HTH-type transcriptional regulator, producing MNLHQFRFVREAVRQKFNLTEAAKALYTSQPGVSKAIIELEEELGVDIFTRHGKRIRGLTEPGRRILASVERVLEEVETLKRVGKDYAAQDQGNFTIATTHTQARYALPKAIAEFTRKYPKVRLSIQQGTPAQIAEMVLHDQADIAIATEGMSHVKDLISIPGYQWQHVVVTPPDHPLLSRQHLTLEDLKAYPLITYDQHFAGRPKIDHAFELRQIKPDIVLEAIDADVIKTYVEVGLGVGIVAGVAFDPERDRNLRAIPAGHLFGTNVTHLGVKQGAYLRGFVYTFIELFAPALTRKLVEQLMSGEHEAYEL
- a CDS encoding ABC transporter substrate-binding protein, coding for MTTRRRLLCGVALFASAAAIAMTALPAQADIRVGVVLSTTGPAAAIGIPSKNTVQMWPATIGGQRAQVIILDDASDPSMAVRNVRKLIAEDKVDVIVGPTIVPTALASLDAVAEGQTPMITLAASASIVEPQDAKRRWAFKMPQNDSQMATLVTQHMADSGVHTVGFIGFTDAYGESWWREFSKLADVRKLKVVANERFARTDASVTGQALKLMAAKPDAILIAGAGTPAALPERTLVERGYKGRIYQTHGIASTEFLKVGGKDVEGTLFPTGPVVVARELPASHPVRKVAVEFADRYEAKYGPNSVTQFAGDAWGAWQLLDNATARALKTGAQPGTPAFRAALRDALETTRDLTVPNGVLNLNAQDHQGFDQRSRVMGIIKNGRFAYAGPR